The Cuculus canorus isolate bCucCan1 chromosome 12, bCucCan1.pri, whole genome shotgun sequence DNA segment GGAGCTGCCCCCAGCATGGCTGGGCACCCCCACCCAGGCCACCCTCCCGCCAGCCCACCAGTGCCCTCAGTCCCACCTGGCAGAGCAGTGAGTGCAGGAGGCGGCCGTGTGCCCGTGTGCCTGCCATGGCCTGGCTCGGCTCCGCTTGTCCCCGCTGCCCTGATGGGATTAGGAGGATTGTCGGCTCGGCCCGCCCCACCATCTGCTGACTGTCACCTCCAGCAGGCACCGCCGGGGAGCTCTGCAGGGAGGGACCCCCGCCAATGGGGACAGCTGCCTGGGACCCTGGCCCCTCACTGGGCAGGATATGGCCATGGCAGCCAGCTTGGGCATGGGGGGCACACAAGGTCTGCGGGGTGCCATCACCTGTGtggcaatcatagaatcattaggttggaaaacacctttggGATCACCagctccaaccgtacctgtccactattaaatcatgtccccaggcaCCTCCTCTACCacctttcaaacacctccagggatggtgattccaccacctcccggggcagcctctgccggtaCCTAAGAaccctttctgggaagaaagttttcctgatgtccaatctaaacttcccctgacacagcttaaggctgttccctctcatcctatcacttgggagaagagaccaacatccacctttctgcaacctccttttaggcagttgcagagagcaataagatctcctctcagcctcctcttctccaggctaaacaaccccagctcccacagccgctcctcataacccttgttctccagccccttcaccagcttcattgctcttctctggacatgatccaggacctcaaggtctttcttgtagcgaggggcccaaaactgaacccaccattcgaggtgcagcctcaccagtgcagagcacaggggaagaatcacttcccaggtcctgctggccacaccatttctgatccaagccaagatgctattggctttcttggccacctgggcacactgctggctcatgttcagccactatcaaccagcacctccaggtcctaTTCCAGACGctcctccccaagcctggagctgcccaGGGTTGGTGCGACCCcagtgcaggactcggcacttggtCTGGTTGGATCCCATCTCATTGGCCTTGGCTCATGGATCCGTCCCATCCCGACCCTGCTGCAGTGTCCCAGCCCCTGGGCAGACCTACGCTCCTTCCCAGCCTGGTGTCTCTGCCGGTGGGGCACCCGGTCCCCTGGCATCACACATCGGAGACCCTctgccctgggagctgccagcaccAAGCATGGGGAGCCGCTGGTGTCCAGCTTGGAGGGTTGCCGGTACGGATCCCCGGGAGCAGCTGATACCCGGCCTGCGGGCTGCCAGAACCGAGTCTTTGAGAGACCCTCGGCCAAGAAGCGGAAAACCACCTAAGGGTACAGACTTAGGGGCACCTGCCAGGACAGAAGGGATACAGTATGTGGCAATGAGCCCTTCCTCCGTGCCCCTGTGCACACTGCCTGCCCCAGTGCTGCGGAGGATGGGACTGATCTGTGCTGGCCACACCACCGTCCCAGCCACAGCCACCCCTGGCAGTGCCATGCAGGAGTGCAGCAACAGCCCTGTTGCCTGGCTCCGGCACACCAGCTTCTGGAGGACTTCACAGACTTTTATCTCCGTCTGGTGCACAGgacctccctggccctgctgcttCCCCACTGTTGGTCTGGGCCCTGTTTTGATGCAGAGAAGCGGTGCCCCCGTCTCCACAGGGTTTGGCTTTTCTACCTGGGGTGGGGCTGGGTTTGATTAAAGCGATTCTTTTCTTACACATTCCAGCTGTGGGGTCTGCAGAACGCAGCCATTCCATACTGCCTTTCCAAGAGATGGAGGGGCTGGCACAGCCTGGGAGATGCCATCAGGGCCTGTGAGAGCGGCTGTCGCCGTGCTCTGTTCACCACTGCTCCCATCTTGGCACTGCACCCTCggatgcagggctgcagctctaCAGGGATGTGAGAAGGGAGTGCTGACCTGCTGCATGCCACAGGGAGGGTCTGTTTGGCACCGTGGTTAAAAGCAGGGACAGCACAGCATCTGTACCGGCACCCCCCGGGAGCAGCCGGTACCCGGCCTGCGGGCTGCCAGAACCGAGTCCCGGGAGCAGCCAGTGCCCAGCCCGGGGGGTGCTGGTACCGAGTCCCGGGGGTTGCTGGTGCCCGGCCCGGGGGGTGCCGGTACCGAGTCCCGGGGGTTGCTGGTGCCCAGCCCGGGGGTGCCGGTACCGAGTCCCGGCGGTTGCTGGTGCCCAGCCCGGGGGGTGCCGGTACCGAGTCCCGGCGGTTGCTGGTGCCCAGCCCGGGGGGTGCCGGTACAGATCCCTGTGGGTTGCTGGCACCGAGCCCCGAGGACAGCCGGTACAGATCCCGCTGGCgcgccggggcggggcgggctcTTCCGGCGGGCGCACGAGGCCGGAAGCGCGGCGCGCGCTCCCGGGGCGGCGGGATGGCAGCCGAGGGGGAcgtggagctggagctggagacGGAGCCGAACGGCGGCGGCAGTGGCGGGGATGGGGCGGGCGGCCGCGCGGCTGAGAAGCCGCGGAAACACGACAGCGGTGCCGCCGACCTGGAGCGCGTCACCGACTACGCCGAGGAGAAGGAGATCCAGAGCTCCAACCTCGAGACGGTGCGGGACCGGCGGCGGGGCGCAGGGGGaccggcggcagcagcagcggggcggggggagcggggaggaGCAGAGGCACCGGCGGGACCGGGCGGAGGGGGAGCAGGGGTGAAACGGGGCCGCTGCGGGAGTGGGAGCGGGCAGGGAGAGTGCCGACCCCCCACCGCCCGCCCGGTGACCGCGCTCGTCTCGCCAGGCCATGTCGGTGATCGGAGACCGGAGGTCGAGGGAGCAGAAGGCAAAGCAGGAGAGGTAATGGCCGCGCTAGTTCGGGGCGACCAGTAAACCGGGGAAGGCCCTGTCGGTCACCGGGGGAGCTGCTGGTCACTGGAGGAGGCAGCCGGTACACCGGGAATTTTTTCGTGtctgctgcagggagaaggagctggCAAAAGTGACCATCAAGAAGGAGGACCTGGAGCTGATTGTGAGTAGAGGGGGATACTGGGTAGGCAGTGGTATGCCCCATCCCGTCCTGTCCCATCGCACAGCACAGCCATGCTccatcctgtcctgtcctgtctcATTCCATGGAACAGCTGTGCCCCATCCTGTCCTGTCCCAAcccagctggcagcacagccacgCCCCAGCccatcccctggcacagctgtgtCCTGTCCCAGTCCTTCCCGGCATGCTGGGGTCTGGTGGCTGAGTGGCCCCACTGccccagtcccatcccactACACCACGTTGTTCTGTGACCGTGGCAGTTTCCCTGCAGATGAACGAGATGGAGATCTCACGGGCGGTGGCAGAGCGCAGCCTGCGGGAGCACATGGGGAACGTGGTGGAGGCACTCATCACTCTCACCAACTGagagccaggactgctggatgTGGGGCTGTCCCTCGCTGCTGTCACTTCCCAATAAAAGCACTGGCAGAGCGGGCTCTCGCTATGGTCCCTGTGGCTCCAGGGGTTCTGAACACAGTCCAGTCTTGGGGAAGATATGTGGCATTGTGCCAGCACATCCTGACTGGGGGGCAGGGTGCAGTGACCTGCCTGAGTGCCAACATGCTGTGCTGTCCCTGCTTTTAACCACGGTGCCAAACAGACCCTCCCTGTGGCATGCAGCAGGTCAGCGCTCCCTTCTCACATCCCTGtagagctgcagccctgcatccGAGGGTGCAGTGCCAAGATGGGAGCAGTGGTGAACAGAGCACGGCGACAGCCGCTCTCACAGGCCCTGATGGCATCTCCCAGGCTGTGCCAGCCCCTCCATCTCTTGGAAAGGCAGTATGGAATGGCTGCGTTCTGCAGACCCCACAGCTGGAATGTGTAAGAAAAGAATCGCTTTAATCAAACCCAGCCCCACCCCAGGTAGAAAAGCCAAACCCTGTGGAGACGGGGGCACCGCTTCTCTGCATCAAAACAGGGCCCAGACCAACAGTGGGGaagcagcagggccagggaggtcCTGTGCACCAGACGGAGATAAAAGTCTGTGAAGTCCTCCAGAAGCTGGTGTGCCGGAGCCAGGCAACAGGGCTGTTGCTGCACTCCTGCATGGCACTGCCAGGGGTGGCTGTGGCTGGGACGGTGGTGTGGCCAGCACAGATCAGTCCCATCCTCCGCAGCACTGGGGCAGGCAGTGTGCACAGGGGCACGGAGGAAGGGCTCATTGCCACATACTGTATCCCTTCTGTCCTGGCAGGCGCCCCTCAGTCTGTACCCTTAGGTGGTTTTCCGCTTCTTGGCCGAGGGTCTCTCAAAGACGTCCCGCACACCCGCTGCTTTCTGCTTGAAGAACTTTGTATTCTGGGCACTCTCCTGGCCCCACGCAGAGTCGAAGGAGGTGGTGTCCTGGTCCACCAGGTGCGTGTACTTGGTGCGCCCTGAGCGCCCAAAGTTCTTGACCTGGGGAACAGAGGCATTGGTGAGCAGCTGCTCACAGGGCGTGGGACCCACTGCTCCCACTGGTGCCCCTTTTGCACCAGCACCCCTTTCCCACTGGTGCCGCACACCTACCTGCATCACTTTGGGCAAGATGGTCTTGTTGAAGTGGTCCTCAAGGGTCGGGGCGCTGAAGTCCCTCTTGTAGACCTCCTCGTCCTCATCCTGCCAGAGAAGGA contains these protein-coding regions:
- the HYPK gene encoding huntingtin-interacting protein K, with product MAAEGDVELELETEPNGGGSGGDGAGGRAAEKPRKHDSGAADLERVTDYAEEKEIQSSNLETAMSVIGDRRSREQKAKQEREKELAKVTIKKEDLELIMNEMEISRAVAERSLREHMGNVVEALITLTN